The sequence GTGGCCTTCGACGCGGGGCCGTCGCTGCTGGAGAAGTTGCCGCAGCTCAAGGGACAGCGCGTGTCCTTCGTCATCTGGACCACGACGCCGTGGACGCTGCCGGCCAACCTGGCCATCGCGGTGAACCCCTCGTTCGAATACGTCTTCTACCGGCTGGAGGACCGCGTCCTCTGCGTCGCGAAGGACCTGCTGGCGAAGGTGCTGGCGGAGGTGAAGTCGGACGAGCTCGCCGTGAAGCACGTGCAGCTCCCGACGGGCGAGGTGTCGTCTCCGGCGCTGGTGGATCCGTCACGCATCCTCGCGTACGCGACGGGCGAGGACCTGGAGCACGTGACGTATCAGCACCCGTTCTATGAGCGGCAGGGGCGCGTGGTACTGGGCGAGCACGTCACGCTGGAGGCCGGCACGGGGCTGGTGCACACGGCGCCGGGGCATGGCCAGGAGGACTACGAGGTCGGCCTGAAGTACGGCCTGGACATCTACAACCCGGTGCGCGCGGACGGACGCTACGACGACACGGTGGGCGAGGTGCTCGCGAGCCGGCGCGTGTTCGACGCGAACCCGGTGGTGCTGGACCTGCTGGTGCAGCGGGGCGCGCTGCTCAATGACACGTCAGACACCATCACGCACAGCTATCCGCATTGCTGGCGCTGCCACCAGCCGGTCATCCAGGCAGCGACCTACCAGTGGTTCATCCCCATGGATGCGCCGTTCCATGGCACGCAGACGTTCCGGCAGGTGGTGCTGGAGCAGGTGGACAAGGTCCAGTGGGTGCCGTCGTGGGGACAGTCACGGATCCGCGGCATGCTGGAGGGCCGTCCGGACTGGTGCATCAGCCGGCAGCGCAGCTGGGGCGTGCCCATTCCCATCGCGTACTGCGACGGGTGCGACGACGCGGTGGTGTCCCCGGAGGTGATGGAGCGGGTGGCGGCGGCGGTGGAGAAGGAGGGCGCGGGCGTGTGGTACCGCACGCCGGTGAAGGAGTTCCTCGGGGAGGACTTCAAGTGCCCACGCTGCGGGAAGGAGGAGTTCCACCGCGAGACGGACATCCTGGATGTGTGGTTCGACTCGGCTTGCATGGCGCCCGCGGTGCTGGAGAAGCGGCAGCGCGTGCCGGCGGACCTGTTCCTGGAGGGGAGTGATCAGCACCGGGGCTGGTTCCATTCCTCGCTGCTGGTGTCGGTGGGCACGCGCGACGTGGCGCCCTACAAGGCCTGCCTCACGCATGGCTTCGTGGTGGATGGCCAGGGCGAGAAGATGTCCAAGAGCCGGGGCAACACGGTGGCGCCGGACAAGGTCATCCAGCAGTACGGCGCGGAGGTGCTGCGGCTGTGGGTGGCGGCGAGCGACTACCGCAACGACGTGCGCCTGTCGGACGCCATCCTCAAGGGGCTGTCGGAGGGCTACCGGAAGATCCGCAACACCCTGCGCTACGCGCTGGGCAACCTGCACGACTTCGACCCGGCGAAGGACGCGGTGCCCGGGGACAAGCTGCTGCCCCTGGACCAGTGGGCGCGAGGCCGGCTGGCACAGGTGGCCGCGCGCGTGCGCCAGGCGTACGAGGACTATGAGTTCCACCTCGTCTACGCGACGGTGGTGGACTTCTGCGCCAATGACCTGTCAGCCGTGTACTTCGACATCCTGAAGGACCGGCTCTACACGGCGAAGCAGGACGGGCCCGCGCGGCGCGGTGCGCAGACGGTGCTGCACGAAGTGCTCACGGTGCTGCTGCCGCTCCTTGCGCCGGTGATGAGCTTCACGGCGGAGGAGGCCTGGCAGCACCTGCCGGGTGAGCGCGCGAAGAGCGTGTTCCTGGCGGGCTTCACGGAGGTGAAGGCCGGGATGCCGCCGGAGCTGGAGGCGCGCTACGCGAAATTGTTCGCGGTGCGCAGCGCGGTGCAGGGCGTGCTGGAGGTGGCGCGGCGGGACAAGCGCATCGGAGCGTCGCTGGAGGCCCGCGTGGTGCTGAGCGCCACGGGCCCGATGCGGGAGCTGCTGGAGGCACACCTCACGGAGCTGCCCGGGCTGTTCATCGTGAGCCAGGTGGAGCTGGCGGAGACTCCGTCCGACGCCGCGAAGACGCTGGAGGTTTCACAGGCCTTCGGTGACGGCGCATTCCTGGCCGTCGAGGTGTTGCCGGCTCAAGGCCAGAAGTGCCCGCGCTGCTGGGTGTATTCCGAAGCGGTGGGGCAGGGCGACGAGGTCTGTCTCAAGTGCCGTGAGGCCTTGGGCTGATCAGGGACTGGCTTCCAGTCTGCGCAGCGTGTCCACCAGGTTCTGCATGCGTTCGTGGTGCGTGCCGGGCCAGAAGACGCGCTGGCAGCCGGGGCACTGTTGGAATTGGCGGTGACGCTGGGCCACGCCTTCCGGGATGCGGCCCTGCACTTCGTCGGGTGTCGCGGTGGACAGCGATGCGTTGCACGCGAGGCAGCGGGAGAAGGGCCGCATGCGCGACGTCAGGCCGTACCGCCGCACCACCTCCACCAGTTGGTGCGCGGGGTCGGTGGCTCTGGGGTAATAGCCCTGCACCACCTCCGAACGCTTCAGCAGGCCCAGGTCTCGCGTGAGCAGCACTCGCGACTCCTCGCGGGACAGGCGCGCCAGCAGGGCGTCCGCGGAGTCGTTGCGCCAGAGCGTGTCGAAGCCGAGCATCCGCAGGAAGCCCGACAGCCGCCCCAGGCCCACGTCCAGGACGAAGCGCGGCTGCTCCGGGAGTGGCACTGGAATAGAGGCCGGATGCACGTCCACGTGCGTGCCGGCTTCCGCGCGGTGCCCCAAGCCCACCGGCTGGCCGTCCACAAACACCCCGTCCACTTCCGGATGCGGCGGCCCCAATGACTCGATGAGGTCCTTCACCGAAGGGCTGCCTTGCAGCTCGTGCGTGAACACCCGGTCCCGGCGCTCCGGTGCGACGAAATCGTTCAGTGCGCCGTGGAACCGCACCGTGAGCTGCCGTGCCGACATCCTGGACTCCTCGCGTCCTGCTGCGTCGTGGCTGGGGCCCGTGATGCCTTTCTTCGAATCCGCGCCTTGCCCATCTCTGGGGCGCCAGAACTCTCGGATTCTTGAAAGGCGGAGGATGCAATCCTCACGGGCCGTCAGGGGACAGCCTTCCTGCAAACTTCTATAATCACGCGCCAGTCGGCGCGCCGAAGCCGGTGGAACACCCCCCCTCGACCCCCTCGGAAGCAAGGATCCAGGTCCCTGTATGGCCATGAAGTTCCCCCCGTACCTCCGCCCGCTCGTGGCGCTGGGTTTCCTGGCGCTCGCTTGCGGCGAGGGTGAAGAGCCTGTCGCGCCTGCTGACTCCGGGACCTCGTTTGATGCCGGCACCCGCACCGACGCGGGCACCACCGTGGACTCGGGACAGCCCACGGACGACGCGGGCACCGCCGTGGATGGCGGATCCGGTGTGGATCCGGGCACGGAGGATGCCGGCACCTCGGACGACGCGGGCACGACCGTCGACGCGGGTACGACCGTCGACGCGGGCACGACGACCGATGCCGGTTCGGCGACGGACGCGGGCACGACGACCGACGCGGGCACGATTGACGGCCCGGACTCCGATGGTGGTGTCACGCAGATCCGCCTGATGGCGGCCAATCTCACCAGCGGCAAGAACCAGAGCTACGACCCGGGCCACGGCATCCGGCTGATGCAGGGCGTGGATCCCGACATCGTGATGATCCAGGAGTTCAACTACAAGTCGAACTCCGCTGCGGACATCCGAGCCATGGTCGACACGGCCTTCGGCACGGGCTTCTACTACTACCGCGAGACCGGCGCGCAGATCCCCAACGGCGTCATCAGCCGCTACCCCATCATCGAGTCGGGTGAATGGACGGACACCCAGGTGTCCAACCGCGACTTCGCCTGGGCGCGCATCAACATCCCGGGCCCGCGCGACCTCTGGGTCGTCAGCGTGCACCTGCTCACCAGTGGCTCTGGCGTCCGCAACACGGAGGCCACCAACCTGGTGAAGTTCATCAAGGCCAACATCCCCGAGAGCGACTACCTGGCCATCGGCGGCGACTTCAACACCGACACCCGCTCCGAGCAGTGCCTCACCACCTTCAAGCAGGTGGTCGACACCGCGGGGCCGCACCCGGTGGATAAGTATGGCGAGGACGGCACCAATGCCAGCCGCAGCAAGCCGTATGACCACGTCCTCGTGGACGTGGACCTGCGCAAGTACCAGGTCGCCACCGTCATCGGGACCAGTACCTTCGCCAACGGGCTCGTCCTCGACAGCCGCGTCTACACGCCACTTGCGGACATCTCCCCTGTGCAGTTCGGCGACAGTAACGACCAATACATGCAGCACATGGGCGTCGTGAAGACGTACCTCACGCCCAACTTCTAGCGGGCGCGCAGCTCACGCGGGCCGGTCATCGGGAGTCTCCCGGTGCCCGGCCCGTCGCTTTTCAGAAGCTCCACTTGTGCTTGTTCTTCTCGATGAAGCGCCCCACCGGCGGGATGCGCGCGATGAGCGGCGTCAGCACGAACACCGCCGCCAGCCGGATGGGCTTCACCGCCTGCGACGCGATGTACGCCGCGCCCCACGCGCCCGCCTGCGCCCCCGTGCCTTGCGGCTGGAAGCCGGCCCGGATGGCCGCCCAGAAGCCCACGATGACCAGGCCGAAGATGAGGTAGTTCACCGCGATGGCCAGCGGGCCGTACTCCACCAGCAGCGTCTTGAAGCGCGCCATCAGCGACGGCTTCGCCGCCGGGGTCGTGGTGGTTCCGGGTGGGGCAATGTCGGGAGCGGAGGGCTTCACGTCGGGCTCAACAGGCGCCATGGGCGCACCATGCCCGAAACGGGCGGACTCCGGGAGACAGAGGACAGGCGGGCTGGCGGGCCCCGGCCCGGGTCCGGGTTGTCAGGGCTCCCGGGGGCACGATAGAGGTTCAGGCACCGCATGAAAGCCTCCCTCCGCCTCCTCCTCGTGGTGGTCCTCGCCGTGCTGGCGGCGGATCAGGTGACCAAGTACCTGGCCGTGTCCCGGCTGACGGAAGCGCTGGATGGGCGCAGCGGCCTGTCTCGCGTGTCCGGCTTCCTGAGCGAGCAGAACCTGGACAACGACCCGCCGGTGGAGGGCGTGTTCCGCAAGAACACCCGGCCGTACCGCTTCATCGAGGACTACTGGCACTTCCGCTACGTGGAGAACCCGGGCGCGGCGTGGGGCATGTTCTC comes from Corallococcus macrosporus and encodes:
- a CDS encoding Mut7-C RNAse domain-containing protein; the protein is MSARQLTVRFHGALNDFVAPERRDRVFTHELQGSPSVKDLIESLGPPHPEVDGVFVDGQPVGLGHRAEAGTHVDVHPASIPVPLPEQPRFVLDVGLGRLSGFLRMLGFDTLWRNDSADALLARLSREESRVLLTRDLGLLKRSEVVQGYYPRATDPAHQLVEVVRRYGLTSRMRPFSRCLACNASLSTATPDEVQGRIPEGVAQRHRQFQQCPGCQRVFWPGTHHERMQNLVDTLRRLEASP
- the ileS gene encoding isoleucine--tRNA ligase, with amino-acid sequence MSDAPSRKDLDATVHLPRTEFPMKGNLGQLEPRLLAWWREQDVWKQLLAKNAGREPFVLADGPPYANGHLHAGHALNKVLKDIVVKFRNLSGRPCDFIPGWDTHGLPIEQAVEKRLKEQKLDKRTLSRDALLERCREYALEFVDIQRAEFQRLGVFGTWDAPYRTLDFSYEAQEVRELAAFARRGMLYRRKKPVAWCLQDQTALAEAEVEYAEHTSPSVYVAFDAGPSLLEKLPQLKGQRVSFVIWTTTPWTLPANLAIAVNPSFEYVFYRLEDRVLCVAKDLLAKVLAEVKSDELAVKHVQLPTGEVSSPALVDPSRILAYATGEDLEHVTYQHPFYERQGRVVLGEHVTLEAGTGLVHTAPGHGQEDYEVGLKYGLDIYNPVRADGRYDDTVGEVLASRRVFDANPVVLDLLVQRGALLNDTSDTITHSYPHCWRCHQPVIQAATYQWFIPMDAPFHGTQTFRQVVLEQVDKVQWVPSWGQSRIRGMLEGRPDWCISRQRSWGVPIPIAYCDGCDDAVVSPEVMERVAAAVEKEGAGVWYRTPVKEFLGEDFKCPRCGKEEFHRETDILDVWFDSACMAPAVLEKRQRVPADLFLEGSDQHRGWFHSSLLVSVGTRDVAPYKACLTHGFVVDGQGEKMSKSRGNTVAPDKVIQQYGAEVLRLWVAASDYRNDVRLSDAILKGLSEGYRKIRNTLRYALGNLHDFDPAKDAVPGDKLLPLDQWARGRLAQVAARVRQAYEDYEFHLVYATVVDFCANDLSAVYFDILKDRLYTAKQDGPARRGAQTVLHEVLTVLLPLLAPVMSFTAEEAWQHLPGERAKSVFLAGFTEVKAGMPPELEARYAKLFAVRSAVQGVLEVARRDKRIGASLEARVVLSATGPMRELLEAHLTELPGLFIVSQVELAETPSDAAKTLEVSQAFGDGAFLAVEVLPAQGQKCPRCWVYSEAVGQGDEVCLKCREALG
- a CDS encoding endonuclease/exonuclease/phosphatase family protein; protein product: MAMKFPPYLRPLVALGFLALACGEGEEPVAPADSGTSFDAGTRTDAGTTVDSGQPTDDAGTAVDGGSGVDPGTEDAGTSDDAGTTVDAGTTVDAGTTTDAGSATDAGTTTDAGTIDGPDSDGGVTQIRLMAANLTSGKNQSYDPGHGIRLMQGVDPDIVMIQEFNYKSNSAADIRAMVDTAFGTGFYYYRETGAQIPNGVISRYPIIESGEWTDTQVSNRDFAWARINIPGPRDLWVVSVHLLTSGSGVRNTEATNLVKFIKANIPESDYLAIGGDFNTDTRSEQCLTTFKQVVDTAGPHPVDKYGEDGTNASRSKPYDHVLVDVDLRKYQVATVIGTSTFANGLVLDSRVYTPLADISPVQFGDSNDQYMQHMGVVKTYLTPNF